DNA from Chelonia mydas isolate rCheMyd1 chromosome 3, rCheMyd1.pri.v2, whole genome shotgun sequence:
gtttacatcgtgatacaagtttatagcttattctcctaactccagatatagaaataatacatgcaaacaagtaggatgaacacacttagtatATTACAAGCTTTTAATGACACCATACAAGAGTATTTAGcttaaagcatattccagttatgtcatattcataagcatacttccataaagcatatggagtgcaatgtcacaaaaCATCCTAGAgactttttgaaaaataactaTATTTTTTAATCCCAAATTTGGGTCACTAACCCTACTCTGCACCCTCCTAAGGCACACCAATTTTCAAAGGAATCCAGTAAGTGTGTCGATTTTAGGGGACTTTGAATTGTCAACCTGATTGCCAGCCTGTCagcctgactaacctgattgccttctgtgatgagataactggctctgtggatatggggaaagtggtgtacatgatatatcttgactttagcaaagcttttgacatggtctcccacagtattcttgccagcaagttaaaaaagtatggattggatggactatatggactataaggtggatagaaagctggctagatcgtcgggctcaacgggtaaagatcaacagctcaatgtctaattggcagctggtatcaagaggagtgctgggatgggatggattgcacctcaGCCAGTTCGCGgataacactaagctggggggagaggtagataagctggagggtagggatagggtccagagtgacctagacaaattggaggattgggccaaaagaaatctgatgaggttaaacgaggacaagtgcagagtcctgcacttcagATGGAAGTATCCCATGcacactacaggctggggaccgaatggctaagcagcagttctgcagacaagACCTAGGGGATTacagtgaggggggatttgatagcagccttgaACTACCTTAAGgcgggttccaaggaggatggagcttggctgttcagtggtggcagatgacagaacaaggagcaatggtcttaagttgcagtgggggaggtctaggttggatattaggaaaaactatttcactaggaaggtggtgaagcactggaatgggttacctagggaggtggtggaatctccatccttaggggtttttaaggcctagtttgacaaagccctggctgggatgatttagttggggttggtcctgctttgagcagggggttggactagatgacctcctgagatctcttccagccctaatagTCTATGAACCTTTAAACAGAAGCTGTGACACAACCTTAAGTATAATAGCACTCCTGTGTCACTATAATTTGCTCACTGTCTTGCATCTGATTATACcaaccaaaaataaacaaacccctCTCCTGAAATATGTAACTTACAAATAAGATTAtcacagaaacaaaatgaatcaTTGGACCTTGCTACAAGGATGCTCGATTCCTGCACCTTATTCTACTGCTGTCTCCTTTCCTTCCTATCCCTCATTTTGACCTGCTAGATGTCTATTTTTAGCCATCCAGATTTTGGCCTCAACTTTCTGGATTCAGGgatttgggtgggattttcaaatgagcctaCGTGATTTAGGAGCTTTGCCTTTTTCCTAAGTctcttaagtgcttttgaaaatcctacctcaTGTTTTCTTGCTTGTCTGTACAATCAATAATAATTCATCGTAACTGGCAAGGAAAGAACCAGAGTTTGTTTCTCATGTGGTGCAAATGGGggagtcagtggaagcactcAAAGGAGAGAGCGACGTGATTAAAGCAATGAGTTAGGAAGATGATGTTGGCTAAGTGGTACAAGGTTGCAGTACTTACGCCCAAAAGAGGAGGTTGCAGTAGACAAGGCATGAGCTGATGAGCGTGTGGGCAGCGCTTTGGCAGGTTAAGGCAGAGAGAAAAGCTGAATCATTTAAGGAAAATGTGACATGATTTGGATACAGCCTGAAGTCCAGAGAAAGCAACACCACAAATGACACCCAGGTTACGGGCTTGAGTGACTGGGAAGATGGTGGTACTGTCAGGGACGAAGAGACAAGGAGTTTGGAAGGAAGATGAGTTCATTTTTGACTATATTCAGACtggtaaaactggtgtgagaccAGCAGTAGGCTCTGTCTGTGTATGAAATAACACCTGAACAGAGCCGAGATACATTCTGCCCTGCAAGTAAATTATCTTTTCCTGTTATTCTTTACAATTTACTCAAGTGTGGGAGATTGCTGAAATCTGATCTTACCAGGAGATGTAATAAACTGATGAGCTTCAGTTGCTGATTTAATTTCAGGTAGTGCAGCATTAACACATTGAGAGGAAGATGACAAGGGAAGCCTGGACTTCAGGTCAAGGTCCTGGCTAATCAAAAATAAAAGAGACGAGAGATCAGCTATTTCCTAGTAATCACTGGAGCAATTATGATTAACATCTGCTAATTTTGCACATAGAACAAGAAGGCTCTGTAGAGTGGATAGAAGGTTGGATGAGACTGTCTTGACTTGCACTGTCATGGGCTGCATGGCGACGTTCATTAAGTCCGTTGAATTTCGTTGCATGGCCGCTGAGTTCAGGAAGGTGGGCAGGGTTGCTGACTTGAGACCCTGTAATACGTATCTGATCTCTAACCACTACTTTTAGAGAGGCTGCAACAATTCCAAAACTCACTTCCTATTTGGCAGTAGAGTTTGCATAGTAAAATTGGCCTGATGTTCCTCTGACTTTGTCAGTGGGATTACAGCAGGGTAAAACTAcagtaaatgagaggagaatcagacccactgtgTTTAAATTTTTCCTAATAGTTAATCTATTGTTTTCTAGCTGACCCTGGAAGCTTTTGCTGTTCACATACACCAAAATACCTTCTACCACCCCAAGAATATATCTGCAGCCTTGAGTATTTTCTTTCATCAAGATTTCATCCTCTAAAGTCCTTCTTAACAAGACCTGTAATTGCAACTAAAATTATAGCCCCTAGACAGCTGCGAGGTCTCGTTTCTAAAAAGTTTATCCTGTGTGCTTTCCTGGATTGAAAACAATCCCAAGTTTACGCAAGGCAGGGGAATCAAATCCCATTTCTGATGCTGCAACATCCTGCCACCAACCTAGTGGCAAAGTAAGAGAATGCCCCCACGTGGAAATatgccttttctgggatctgaaactttattttcagttgtcttttgcagaccccttagacataatCTGCAGACCATGAAACCACTGGTTTAGTAAAGGAGACCCTGAGTTCAGAACCCCTCAGTTCTTCCATTCTCTTAAATTAATTGtgagctgctcagagcagggacCATGTGTGCTTTGTACAGTGTCCAGGACAATGCGGTCTAGATCCTGAATGGGGCCTTTGGATGCTACCACCaataaaaatgatacataaaATAATAATCCTGGGGCTACACCACTGTGATGTGATTTTGCCCTACAGGACAAATCCAAATACCCTTTTTTCCCTACTTCCCTAAACATTACCATCCTCATCACCTTGTGACACAGAGCTGCCCTCTGGTTTCTCCATGGTACCTCCCTCGTCTGCGGTGAGCTGCGTGCTATTCCCAGAGGGTGTGGTGCTCCCACCACATCTCTGTGACACCCAGGTCACTCTGGGGTCTTGGGGTCTCCAGAGACCAAtgtgcaggaggagtgggggcgGAGACTCAGTGCTAATTATGCCAGCTGAAACAGCTTATTGTGTTGTCTCTTGGGTGTCCAGGAAACGGGAGATACCAAACTCTCCTAAATAAGGGGGTGATCTCATGAGTCTTCTCCCCCATGCCTACCCCACACACCAGTTTATTGTGGAATCTCGCAGCGGTGGTGGATTTGCAGGCTCAGAGACAGAGCCTGTTCACGTTGCCTACCATCCTGCCCCCAGGAAGAGGCTGGGACCCACATGGTGTGCTAGGTGCCATGTAGTGACATGAGTTTATGAATGAATGACTTAACCCTACTGCCtgacctgccccttccctggctaAGCAGTGTCCTTGCTTGAGCCTTCGCCAATGGACGAGGACAGGGGCTGATACTGAGAAGGTGGGGGCCAGGGttacagaaggaactgaggggtaaGAAACTGACATGTCTGTGTTtggtgtgaggagctgggaagtTCTGAGGGCAGTAGCCAATCAGAGCAGAGGGATTTGTAGTAGCCAATCAGAGCAGAGGGGTGAAAGGATGGAGAGCACATTTTAGGTTACTATTAAAAGGACCATACAAGGTTAACTCAGTAACAAACATAACCTGGGCTAATTAAACTCTGGAAGGCACCAGAGTTCGGGATACTGTTATTAATTTGAAACCCAGAAGAATCCACTGATTTCATTTAATAGTTAATAAGTACTGTTGTTGTTCACTTATATTGTTGTAGATTTGCAGATTCCTGTACAAACATAGATTGACATGTCCCATGCCCCGAACAGCTTACAAATTACAAAAGATCGGACATGGTCTTATGTTAGAGGATATGGGGGATTACTGGAGAGGAGAGCAGATTGGGAAGGATTCCTGGAAGAAGTAGGTCAGTTTTAGAGAGGAAGCTgacggctggggccaggggagagaacACTTGGTGGACAAATAAAGAGACTTTTCCAACCTTAGGATCAGCTTACAGATGTTTTATGGGTGACTCTTGGAAATACACTCTCTGGCACACATGCCTAAAACACTTCCATCACCCACATTTTAAAGTGGATGAGgatgagtggattttttttaagctgatcTGAAATTACCAGTGCTCTAGATGCCAACCTGGGCACTGGGAAAGTAAGTTGGAATTGGCTGATTCCCCACCTAGTCTtttgtttctcctcctcccaaaCCACTTGCCATCCCTGACCTGCCACcagacagccccagccctgctgactCTTTCAGCTGACATCAGCGCTGCCTGTAAAAGAGGAAGCAttgtagtgcagtggttttcagcctttttccatttgcagaccctaaaaaaatttcaaatggcagGGCGGACCCCTTCTGAAATCTTAGACTTAGACTTAATCTTAgactgtggacccccaggggttcatgcatcacaggttgaaaaccactgtgaaCCCAGAATCAGCAGCGCTTCCTTCTCCCCTATAGGTGGCACTACTGTTATGTCCCAAGTTACTGTGGAGCTCGTTAAATCAAGGCGCTTAGAGTCAGTGGGGAGGAAGATAAATTATTAGCATGTCTGCATGGTGTGACTCTTACACAGCAAAGGCTTGGCCAGACTGGCAAACCTTGTACCAAGGTGGAAGCTATCTGCCTTGGAATCTGACAGAGTGACTGGGACAGAATTAGTTACTGTTTGTAAAGAAATGTGAAAGATAGGACACATTTTAAAGAGTTGCGAATTTTTACTACCATAAGAAGGCCAGGCTAGGACAAATGAGTACTCTGTATGCAACATATATACTGTATTTCTATTTCCAGTCAGCTTTTACTGTCTTTCCTTCTCAGTTCCTTTTTTCACAAGATTTGTTTTCCtcaccagctcctccctgcttTCTTGCTCAAAGTGTCCCCTAAGTGGAGTATGAAGCAATCATGTTAGAGTTTGAGTTGAATCCTGGAATCTGGAACATTCATACAAATTAAGCAAACATTCATTCAAATTAAGCAAACACATTTGCCCATCTTTAAGTATTATATGACACACACAGGCATAGTGTGAATGTAACCTATGTGTCTAATAGGGAAATATCTATTTAAGAGACCCCacttgtaatgccaacagaccccggtcgtcagcgggcgggatcaaacctggggcctctgcagcttagtgcatgagcctctaccgtatgagctaaaagccaactgcctgttagctaaggttgcagagcagactcattaactctctctttaagtggtcttggtgccactagaggggacagaacaccacacccaggaggtgtgtgggttacacagacATAAATAAATGTCTAGCactcaggctgtgtctacagGCTTCTGCCAGCATCGCCACGTCAGTCAGGGGCGTGAAGATGAGTGAGCCTGTGCCGGCAGAAGTCTATAACGTAGATGCAGCTATCCTGGCAACACTGCTGCCGATATAAGTTGTTCCTCTCGTAGGGTGATTTCACTGTAGAAAGCCCAGCTTTGCCGCTCTAGTTGCATCCACTCTAGCAGCACTTTGCCCGTGTACCGGTATTCCTATCCTGGTAAAACACTCAGATTTTAGACATACCCTCAACACAGCAAAGTTTGAAAGGCAAAAGACACCAGTTAAAAGTTTCCATAAGCTGTATTATCCTTTTACAATAGTCACACTACAGAGTTGTTAACGATTTGTTATCCCGTCCTCTGTTTATAAGGCAGTTTGAATTTGTGTTGTACTAACACATAATCATGGGTCTGGTTCCCTTCTGACGCCAGTATTActctggtgtaactctattgacttcggTGGGGTTACTCCTGATGAATGGTCCTGAGACTCAccgtgtgagaggagaatcaggccaaataATTGTATCTATTTTACACTTACTCATTCTGGCCTAGTTTTGGTATGGTACTTAATCTTTTGACATCCGCAAAcaagtattattttaataaatatgtcCCTTAAGTGAGCTGCATTTAAATAAGCTCCATTGTATTCTGGCTGCTGgactacagaaaatattttctataaataAAATTACCTTTATCTTCTAGGaaaatgtggttttattttagGTCTCCACTGAAAAGTAGAGAATAGCAATTATCATCCTCCTAAAGATACCATTGTTGTCACTGTTTCATAGATCCTTATTATcaaaccccagatccaaatgACGCCAAACTTTCAGAGACTTCAGATTTGAACAAAATCCAATTTTTGTGGGTTGGGTCCGTCTCTGCTATAAATAACAGGGTAGATTCTGAATGCACTTACACTTACAAATGAGGAGTAACCCTCTTGACATCAATGGGCTGATCTCTGTATTCCTggaccttgtgtagtcatttacatcaaTGCATAGTGAGTAAAATGCTTCTGGTTTTGGTTTGATAGCACTTTGCACCCAATTGCAATTCACTGTGCACAGATACAAATGGAAAGGAAGATTAGGCCCAATGTTTTAAGGTCTTCTTCAGTATAGACCATCacaatgagagctgctgggtgctgagatcttttgaaaatctgaccctattTGTGGGCACAAGGCACTTGAAAATGTGTCTGTGAGCTCTCTCAAAAGCCTGGCACTTAACACCAATTGGAAGAATTTCCACTAGGGTGTGCAATATGTACAgcatttcccctcctttctttcttgtgtgtTATCAGGCTATAAAAACGAATGTATGTGTGTCTCAAAGAGGGAGGATGTGTAATTGTAGAGCTGTATTAACATACAGTGGATGAAATATTGAATCTGGAAGCTTAGTCCAAAATTCCTGTCTTTTGTAGGGCGATATGTGAGATATTTCCCACGGAATTCTGACCCCCGCATAAGGTAACTTTTCACCAATGTGACATAGTGCTGTCGACATGGGGACCTAGATTGGTTTAATAGTGCCACTCAGGgttgtggctttttcacactAGCGTGATGTAGTTATgccgacctaattttctagtgtagaccaggccttatatTGGAAAGATTTGAACAGTGAGTGGAAACTAGTATAGGGCATTGATGAGATCAATGCTGAAATACTGTGAATAATTCTGGCGTCGATATTTtagaaaggatgttgaaaaacaaGAGGGTGCGGAAAAGCGCCACAGAAAATGATTCAAGTCTACAATGAGAGACTTAGAGCTCAGTGTGT
Protein-coding regions in this window:
- the SPATS1 gene encoding LOW QUALITY PROTEIN: spermatogenesis-associated serine-rich protein 1 (The sequence of the model RefSeq protein was modified relative to this genomic sequence to represent the inferred CDS: substituted 1 base at 1 genomic stop codon) gives rise to the protein MRSPPYLGEFGISRFLDTQETTQXAVSAGIISTESPPPLLLHIGLWRPQDPRVTWVSQRCGGSTTPSGNSTQLTADEGGTMEKPEGSSVSQGDEDGSQVSNPAHLPELSGHATKFNGLNERRHAAHDSASQDSLIQPSIHSTEPSCSIQDLDLKSRLPLSSSSQCVNAALPEIKSATEAHQFITSPENKRHPDFEWTFYPRSGLHTYHIGKRCIFNGLFLRNKTSASERMLEKCLGRKKHEIDHRNGIAMVTPCDNNYSCPEHSRNFHKFGSTRPVVNFGCATYKRKADTFIPLQRLSRTPCMPFHVKEKQQELENERNDVKNLDRWKPAPTVLQALGATVLAHRIRQRES